A stretch of the Actinoalloteichus fjordicus genome encodes the following:
- a CDS encoding helix-turn-helix transcriptional regulator: MANRRERERQALGDLRDLAKSGVTTRELFRELDGLLPSVVGFDAVCWHHTDPLTGLPTSMVSTTLDPRGMTHAMDLEFGNEDVGTMAQMQAQGSLVAAISQTTQGRPERSVRMREHLSGYGFGDELRLRCDLGEGSWGFAAFMREKARGPYSDEELRFVGQANRLITGALRRAHLPRTAPTEPPPVPAVVILGSSDELIAADQPGQALLLELADSAFDVLAVPAAFLVTARLARLTEADPAGIPAAMRVQTRDGQWIILRGSVLHGVGTAQVVVTASTPTPAEIMPVVLSSHGLTRREQLVTGEVLHGGSTREIAKALSLAQVTVQDHLKSIFAKVGVHSRGELVALLSLGGPRPGGTDLGPAPGRE, translated from the coding sequence GTGGCGAATCGTCGAGAACGTGAGCGGCAGGCACTAGGCGACCTTCGCGATCTGGCGAAGTCGGGCGTGACCACCAGGGAACTCTTCCGCGAGCTGGACGGCCTGCTGCCCTCGGTGGTGGGCTTCGACGCCGTCTGCTGGCATCACACCGACCCGCTGACCGGGCTGCCGACCTCCATGGTCAGCACCACCCTCGATCCGCGCGGCATGACGCACGCGATGGACCTGGAGTTCGGCAACGAGGACGTCGGCACGATGGCTCAGATGCAGGCGCAGGGCAGCCTGGTCGCCGCGATCAGTCAGACCACCCAGGGACGCCCGGAACGCAGTGTCCGCATGCGGGAGCATCTGTCCGGGTACGGATTCGGCGACGAGCTGCGGCTGCGCTGCGACCTCGGCGAGGGAAGCTGGGGATTCGCGGCCTTCATGCGGGAGAAGGCGCGCGGCCCGTACTCCGACGAGGAGCTGCGCTTCGTCGGCCAGGCGAACCGGCTGATCACCGGCGCACTACGCCGCGCCCACCTGCCCAGGACCGCGCCGACCGAGCCGCCGCCCGTTCCCGCCGTCGTGATCCTCGGCTCGAGCGACGAGCTGATCGCGGCCGACCAGCCGGGACAGGCACTCCTGCTCGAGCTGGCCGACTCGGCGTTCGACGTGCTGGCGGTGCCCGCCGCGTTCCTGGTGACCGCCCGGCTGGCCAGGCTCACGGAGGCCGATCCGGCAGGCATCCCGGCGGCGATGCGGGTACAGACCCGAGACGGTCAGTGGATCATCCTGCGCGGTTCGGTCCTGCACGGCGTCGGCACCGCGCAGGTCGTGGTGACGGCCTCGACCCCGACTCCCGCCGAGATCATGCCCGTGGTGCTCAGCTCCCACGGCCTGACCCGACGCGAACAGCTCGTGACGGGCGAGGTGCTGCACGGCGGCAGCACCAGGGAGATCGCCAAGGCACTGTCGCTCGCTCAGGTCACCGTGCAGGACCACCTGAAGTCGATCTTCGCCAAGGTGGGCGTGCACAGCAGAGGCGAGCTCGTCGCGCTGCTCTCCCTCGGCGGGCCTCGCCCCGGCGGCACGGACCTCGGGCCTGCGCCGGGCCGGGAGTGA
- a CDS encoding ABC transporter ATP-binding protein has product MRLTLDGVSVEIAGRALVRELRLAVDSGEILGLIGPNGSGKSTALRCVYRALRPTSGAVLLDDVDLGELSLRQSARSVAALTQEASTDLDFTVREVVALGRSPHLRDNQALGAREEELCAAVMRRADVAHLADRSILTLSGGERQRVYIARALAQEPQVLVLDEPTNHLDVRHQIELLSFLRTAGLTVLIALHDMNLAAAACDRIGVLSGGELVAVGKPGEVLTPELMHDVFGVAATVVSHPGTGTPQLLYELTTEQQPEGTRT; this is encoded by the coding sequence ATGCGGCTCACCCTGGACGGCGTCTCCGTGGAGATCGCCGGGAGAGCGCTCGTGCGCGAGCTGCGGCTCGCGGTCGACAGCGGGGAGATCCTCGGGCTCATCGGTCCCAACGGCAGCGGCAAGTCCACTGCGCTGCGCTGCGTCTACCGGGCGCTGCGCCCCACCTCGGGCGCGGTGCTGCTCGACGACGTCGACCTCGGGGAGTTGTCGCTGCGGCAGAGCGCCCGCTCGGTGGCCGCACTGACCCAGGAGGCGAGCACCGACCTGGACTTCACCGTGCGGGAGGTGGTCGCACTCGGTCGCTCCCCGCACCTGCGGGACAACCAGGCGCTCGGGGCGCGCGAGGAGGAGCTGTGCGCAGCCGTGATGCGCCGGGCCGACGTCGCGCACCTGGCCGATCGCAGCATCCTTACCCTGTCCGGCGGCGAGCGGCAGCGGGTCTACATCGCCAGGGCACTGGCTCAGGAGCCGCAGGTGCTCGTGCTCGACGAGCCGACCAACCATCTCGACGTCCGACATCAGATCGAGCTGTTGTCCTTCCTGCGCACCGCCGGGCTGACGGTCCTGATCGCGCTGCACGACATGAACCTGGCGGCGGCGGCCTGCGATCGGATCGGCGTGCTCTCCGGCGGCGAACTGGTCGCCGTCGGGAAGCCCGGCGAGGTGCTCACCCCGGAGTTGATGCACGACGTGTTCGGGGTGGCGGCGACCGTCGTCAGCCATCCCGGCACCGGAACACCACAGCTCCTCTACGAGCTGACCACCGAACAACAGCCGGAAGGAACAAGGACATGA
- a CDS encoding SDR family oxidoreductase gives MRILVTGATGYIGGRVVPALLDAGHQVRCLVRDPAKLRDVPWAPAVDIVRGDLTAEEDVRSAVDGCDALYYLVHSLQSRGFAARDRRAALLTAQAAREAGLRRIVYLGGLHPDSAELSEHLASRAEVGEILLRSGVPTAVLQAAVIIGSGSASFEMLRYLTERLPVMVTPKWVHNRVQPIAISDVLHYLVGCVTLPAEVSRTFDIGGPDVLTYLAMMRRYAEVTGLRPRLVVPVPLLTPRLSSHWVNLVTPVPRSLATPLIESLVHEVVCAEDDIRRVVGDPPDGLRDYPTSVSLALARVRAANVETRWSGASPPGAPADPLPSDPSWSGGSVFQDRREQDTEAPPEEVWRVVEGIGGERGWYSFPLAWAVRGWVDRLVGGVGLRRGRRDPARLHVGDALDWWRVEEIERGTLLRLRAEMRVPGRAWLELRVDPHGSGTRYRQRAVFLPHGLPGHLYWWLVWPFHGVVFGGMVHNIVRAAERGAGRGPR, from the coding sequence GTGCGAATCCTCGTGACGGGTGCGACTGGGTACATCGGCGGCCGGGTGGTGCCCGCGCTGCTGGACGCCGGACATCAGGTCCGCTGCCTGGTGCGCGATCCGGCCAAGCTGCGTGACGTCCCGTGGGCCCCGGCGGTGGACATCGTGCGGGGCGACCTCACGGCCGAGGAGGACGTGCGATCGGCCGTCGACGGATGCGACGCGCTCTACTACCTCGTGCACTCCCTGCAGTCGCGGGGCTTCGCCGCCAGGGATCGCCGGGCGGCGCTGCTCACCGCGCAGGCGGCGCGGGAGGCGGGGCTCCGCCGGATCGTCTATCTCGGCGGGCTGCATCCGGACTCGGCCGAGCTGTCCGAACACCTCGCGTCGCGGGCGGAGGTGGGGGAGATCCTGTTGCGGTCCGGGGTGCCGACCGCTGTCCTGCAGGCCGCCGTGATCATCGGCTCCGGCTCGGCCAGCTTCGAGATGCTGCGGTACCTGACGGAACGGCTGCCCGTCATGGTCACCCCGAAGTGGGTGCACAACCGGGTGCAGCCGATCGCGATCAGCGACGTCCTGCACTACCTGGTCGGCTGCGTGACACTGCCCGCCGAGGTCAGCCGGACCTTCGACATCGGCGGCCCCGACGTGCTCACCTATCTGGCGATGATGCGCCGCTACGCCGAGGTGACCGGCCTGCGCCCCCGGCTGGTCGTGCCGGTGCCGCTGCTCACCCCGCGATTGTCCTCCCACTGGGTCAACCTGGTCACTCCGGTGCCGAGGAGCCTGGCCACGCCGCTGATCGAGTCACTCGTCCACGAGGTCGTGTGTGCGGAGGACGACATCAGGCGGGTCGTCGGCGACCCGCCTGATGGGCTACGGGACTACCCGACGTCGGTCTCGCTCGCCCTGGCCAGGGTGCGGGCCGCGAACGTCGAGACGCGCTGGTCGGGCGCCTCGCCGCCGGGCGCCCCGGCCGATCCGTTGCCCTCGGACCCGTCCTGGTCGGGCGGCTCGGTGTTCCAGGATCGGCGGGAACAGGACACCGAGGCACCGCCCGAGGAGGTCTGGCGGGTGGTGGAGGGCATCGGCGGCGAACGGGGCTGGTATTCCTTTCCCCTGGCCTGGGCCGTCCGGGGCTGGGTGGATCGACTCGTGGGCGGCGTCGGGCTCCGGCGCGGTCGTCGCGATCCGGCCCGCTTGCACGTCGGTGACGCCCTGGACTGGTGGCGGGTCGAGGAGATCGAGCGCGGCACGCTGCTGCGGCTGCGGGCGGAGATGCGAGTGCCCGGCCGGGCGTGGCTGGAGCTGCGGGTCGATCCGCACGGTTCGGGAACCCGGTATCGACAGCGGGCCGTCTTCCTGCCGCACGGCCTGCCCGGGCATCTCTACTGGTGGCTGGTGTGGCCGTTCCACGGGGTGGTCTTCGGCGGCATGGTGCACAACATCGTCCGGGCCGCCGAGCGAGGGGCCGGTCGCGGGCCGAGGTGA
- a CDS encoding FecCD family ABC transporter permease — MPETDRAGVDQGGSAPSDADPTSKALRRGGRVQSRHGLVLTVLGLSIAIAVSVVVAISLGPTTVPLSDTLRYLGAALTGGTIDAVEVSQYTIIWEVRTPRVLLAVVVGAGLSVIGVAVQAMVRNALADPFVLGISSGASVGASAVVVFGAFAALGVYALSAAAFLSALAASALVYAAAHSRAGLSPLRLVLTGVVLAYGFQAIMTVMIFLSPNGEAARTVLFWLLGSLGAATWTSLPIATVAVLIALIVLHRRSRSLDVMAMGDETAGSLGVDSTSLRRGLFLLTAVVTGAIVAVSGAIGFVGLVMPHLVRLLFGSSHAKVLIITPLAGALFLVWVDLVSRTLVAPRELPLGVITALVGVPVFITLMRRRGYVFGGR, encoded by the coding sequence ATGCCGGAGACTGATCGAGCCGGGGTCGACCAGGGCGGCTCGGCCCCCTCCGACGCTGACCCGACGTCGAAGGCCCTGCGGCGCGGCGGCCGTGTGCAATCTCGCCACGGACTCGTGCTCACCGTGCTCGGCCTCTCGATCGCCATCGCGGTGTCGGTGGTGGTCGCGATCAGCCTCGGCCCGACCACGGTGCCGCTGAGCGACACCTTGCGCTACCTCGGTGCGGCGCTCACGGGCGGGACGATCGACGCCGTCGAGGTCTCGCAGTACACGATCATCTGGGAGGTGCGCACCCCGAGGGTGCTGCTCGCGGTGGTGGTCGGGGCGGGCCTGAGCGTGATCGGCGTCGCCGTGCAGGCGATGGTGCGCAACGCCCTGGCCGATCCGTTCGTGCTGGGGATCTCCTCCGGGGCCTCGGTGGGCGCCAGCGCGGTGGTCGTCTTCGGCGCCTTCGCCGCACTGGGCGTCTACGCGTTGTCGGCGGCGGCCTTCCTCAGCGCGCTGGCCGCCTCGGCGCTCGTCTACGCCGCCGCGCACAGCCGGGCAGGGCTGAGCCCGCTTCGACTGGTGCTCACGGGCGTGGTGCTGGCCTACGGTTTCCAGGCGATCATGACGGTGATGATCTTCCTCTCGCCCAACGGCGAGGCGGCGCGGACCGTGTTGTTCTGGCTGCTCGGCAGCCTCGGCGCGGCGACCTGGACGTCGCTGCCGATCGCGACCGTGGCGGTCCTGATCGCCTTGATCGTCCTGCACCGCCGGAGCCGTTCGCTCGACGTGATGGCGATGGGGGACGAGACGGCGGGCAGTCTCGGGGTGGACAGCACCTCGTTACGTCGGGGCCTTTTCCTGCTCACCGCCGTCGTGACCGGGGCGATCGTCGCGGTCAGCGGCGCGATTGGCTTCGTCGGACTGGTGATGCCGCACCTGGTCCGGCTCCTGTTCGGCTCGAGCCACGCCAAGGTGTTGATCATTACGCCGCTGGCCGGGGCGTTGTTCCTCGTCTGGGTGGACCTGGTCTCTCGCACGCTCGTCGCGCCCCGCGAGTTGCCGCTGGGCGTGATCACCGCCCTGGTCGGGGTCCCGGTGTTCATCACGCTGATGCGTCGGCGCGGCTACGTGTTCGGAGGTCGGTGA
- a CDS encoding proteasome assembly chaperone family protein: MVLDPRDLYEVDSDVPDLNGAVLLHHFEGFMDAGSAGRLLAEHLTEGGEGRVVARFDIDGLVDYRSRRPTMTYAVDHWEAYEKPELVVWQLFDEEGTPFLLMTGPEPDHQWELFIAAVRSLMERWGVRLAVGFHGIPMGVPHTRPLGVVAHATRSELLDKWTGGGHPALGERFQVPGSVAALLELRLGEAGLDAMGFAAHVPHYLAQSSYPTAAVTLLESVSRAAGLSLSSKELRAAAERVDVEIDRQVVESTEVSDVVRALERQYDSFALAPGKRSLLVEEGEALPTAEEIGSEFERFLAEQGPMGQPEQ; this comes from the coding sequence GTGGTGCTCGATCCACGGGATCTGTACGAGGTGGACTCCGACGTCCCCGACCTGAACGGTGCGGTTCTCCTGCATCACTTCGAGGGGTTCATGGACGCCGGTTCGGCGGGGCGGCTGCTGGCCGAGCACCTCACCGAGGGCGGGGAGGGGCGCGTCGTCGCCCGCTTCGACATCGACGGACTCGTCGACTATCGGTCTCGGCGTCCGACGATGACCTACGCCGTCGACCACTGGGAGGCCTACGAGAAGCCCGAACTGGTGGTCTGGCAGCTCTTCGACGAGGAGGGCACCCCGTTCCTGCTCATGACGGGGCCCGAACCCGATCATCAGTGGGAGCTGTTCATCGCCGCGGTGCGCAGCCTGATGGAGCGGTGGGGCGTCCGGCTCGCGGTCGGCTTCCACGGCATCCCGATGGGCGTGCCGCACACCCGGCCGCTCGGCGTGGTGGCGCATGCCACCCGGTCGGAACTGCTGGACAAGTGGACCGGCGGCGGTCACCCGGCGTTGGGGGAGCGGTTCCAGGTGCCCGGCAGCGTGGCGGCCCTGCTGGAGCTGCGGCTGGGCGAGGCGGGGCTGGACGCCATGGGATTCGCGGCGCACGTGCCGCACTACCTCGCGCAGTCCAGCTACCCCACGGCCGCCGTGACGCTCCTGGAGTCGGTGAGCCGGGCCGCGGGGCTGTCGCTCTCCTCGAAGGAGCTGCGTGCCGCCGCGGAGCGGGTGGACGTCGAGATCGACCGCCAGGTGGTCGAGTCGACCGAGGTCTCGGACGTGGTGCGGGCGCTGGAGCGCCAGTACGACTCCTTCGCCCTGGCGCCCGGCAAGCGCAGCCTGCTGGTCGAGGAGGGCGAGGCCCTGCCGACCGCCGAGGAGATCGGCTCGGAGTTCGAGCGCTTCCTCGCCGAGCAGGGGCCGATGGGCCAGCCCGAGCAGTGA
- a CDS encoding ABC transporter substrate-binding protein, with protein sequence MTLRLPRRAWPILAIGVLAASACGAEVAPQTRDDADLVTIDNCGRETTYPRPERPVVYEGGGAEKLFVLGVTDEIRGWIATPTNDPAIERSPYRAEFEQIERLSNDLLNREIVVDAGADWVFAGWNSGFSEERGITPQLLDDLGINSYMHTESCYNYGDGAVNVTPLEGLYIDLVDLGEIFGVQDRAAEVVEELRGRVAAVEETHPDGEPAEVFVYDSGTDQPFTAAAHAPPNDIISVAGGRNILADLDERWTSVGWEAVIEAQPEVIVIIDYGDLPAEDKIDFLRSHPALESVPAVRDEHFYVLDYGEAISGPRIVDGAEKFAEYLRSIGH encoded by the coding sequence ATGACCCTGCGCCTCCCACGTCGAGCGTGGCCGATCCTGGCGATCGGCGTGCTCGCCGCGAGCGCCTGCGGGGCCGAGGTGGCACCACAGACGCGCGACGACGCCGACCTGGTCACCATCGACAACTGCGGACGCGAGACCACGTACCCGCGTCCGGAGCGCCCCGTCGTCTATGAGGGCGGTGGTGCCGAGAAGCTGTTCGTGCTCGGCGTGACCGACGAGATCCGTGGCTGGATCGCGACGCCCACCAACGATCCGGCGATCGAGCGCTCCCCGTACCGGGCGGAGTTCGAGCAGATCGAACGACTGAGCAACGACCTGCTCAACCGGGAGATCGTCGTGGATGCCGGTGCGGACTGGGTGTTCGCGGGCTGGAACTCCGGTTTCAGCGAGGAGCGCGGCATCACACCGCAACTGTTGGACGACCTCGGCATCAACAGCTACATGCACACCGAGAGCTGCTACAACTACGGCGACGGCGCGGTGAACGTCACGCCGTTGGAGGGCCTCTACATCGACCTCGTCGACCTCGGCGAGATCTTCGGCGTCCAGGACCGAGCGGCCGAGGTCGTCGAGGAGCTGCGCGGCCGGGTCGCCGCCGTGGAGGAGACCCATCCCGACGGCGAGCCCGCCGAAGTGTTCGTCTACGACTCCGGTACCGATCAGCCGTTCACCGCGGCAGCCCACGCCCCGCCGAACGACATCATCTCGGTGGCGGGCGGCCGCAACATCCTGGCCGACCTGGACGAACGGTGGACGTCGGTCGGCTGGGAGGCCGTGATCGAGGCGCAGCCCGAGGTCATCGTCATCATCGACTACGGCGACCTGCCCGCCGAGGACAAGATCGACTTCCTGCGCTCCCACCCCGCGCTGGAGTCCGTCCCGGCCGTGCGGGACGAGCACTTCTACGTCCTGGACTACGGCGAGGCGATCAGCGGTCCCCGCATCGTCGACGGCGCCGAGAAGTTCGCCGAGTACCTGCGCTCGATCGGGCACTGA
- the secA2 gene encoding accessory Sec system translocase SecA2, with protein MTGFVDGLRDRLRRLFQRHGSVDLKPFRRIVATAGGDADAVAGWSDTRLTEAADGLRTAVREAVEQQEAGRAKGGKKRKGATHPEFTDAQASEFCAIGREAADRALGLRPFDVQLVGTLALLSGHVVEMSTGEGKTLAGALAAAGYALQGRRVHVLSVNDYLARRDAEWMAPACRLLGVTVGWVNEGSTPEERRAAYEADITYAAVSELGFDVLRDRLCTEADDVVVRAPDVVIVDEADSVLVDEAKVPLVLAGARGAGVADQEMTKVVRRLRLGRHYEVDQDERNVFLTDAGTAEVERALGGVDLYSEEHVGSTLTRVNIALHAHALLHRDVDYIVRDGRVQLINASRGRVALLQRWPDGLQAAVEAKEGLAVSESGDVLDEITVQALISRYPTLCGMTGTAMPAAEQLYEFYRASIAVIPPNEPCIRVDRPDQLFQTRQAKESAIVAEISARHAEGRPVLVGTQDVAESERLAALLAEAEVPCVVLNAKNDAEEAAIIADAGAHERVTVSTQMAGRGTDIKLGGRDGEGRDRIVELGGLCVVGTARHPSRRLDQQLRGRAGRQGDPGDSVFFASAEDDLIGQHAPEAAERLASDEDGRLTGRDAQQVFDHAQRVAEGVGLEIHRNTWRYTSLVSHQRGLVSERRDELLRTDLASQQAAERHPERHADLVEEIGEDAVEHAARLIALYHLDDRWADHLAYLADLRESIHLRSLARENPLDEFHRAAIPAFREILTEAADKAAETFETATITSDGVDLDAEGLRRPSATWTYLINDNPFGSEADRAMRGVRAMIGGSTTKSPRRKKQATD; from the coding sequence GTGACCGGATTCGTCGACGGGCTGCGCGACCGCCTGAGACGGCTGTTCCAACGGCACGGGTCGGTGGACCTCAAGCCGTTCCGACGCATCGTCGCGACGGCGGGCGGCGACGCCGATGCCGTGGCGGGCTGGTCCGACACCAGGCTCACCGAGGCCGCCGACGGCCTGCGCACCGCCGTGCGGGAGGCGGTCGAGCAGCAGGAGGCGGGCCGGGCCAAGGGCGGGAAGAAGCGGAAGGGCGCGACGCACCCCGAGTTCACCGACGCCCAGGCCTCGGAGTTCTGCGCGATCGGACGCGAGGCCGCCGACCGCGCGCTGGGCCTGCGACCCTTCGACGTGCAGCTCGTCGGAACGCTGGCGCTGCTCTCCGGTCACGTGGTGGAGATGTCCACCGGCGAGGGCAAGACCCTCGCCGGGGCACTGGCGGCCGCAGGTTATGCGCTGCAGGGCCGCCGGGTGCACGTGCTGTCGGTGAACGACTATCTCGCGCGCCGCGACGCCGAGTGGATGGCCCCCGCCTGCCGACTCCTCGGCGTGACGGTGGGCTGGGTCAACGAAGGCTCCACGCCCGAGGAGCGCCGCGCCGCCTACGAGGCCGACATCACCTACGCGGCCGTCAGCGAACTCGGCTTCGACGTGCTTCGCGACCGGCTGTGCACCGAGGCCGACGACGTCGTCGTGCGCGCGCCGGACGTGGTCATCGTCGACGAGGCCGACTCCGTGCTGGTGGACGAGGCGAAGGTGCCGCTCGTGCTGGCCGGGGCCCGAGGCGCGGGCGTCGCCGACCAGGAGATGACCAAGGTGGTGCGCAGACTCCGCCTCGGTAGGCACTACGAGGTGGATCAGGACGAGCGCAACGTCTTCCTCACCGACGCCGGGACCGCCGAGGTCGAACGTGCGCTCGGCGGCGTCGACCTGTACTCCGAGGAACACGTCGGCAGCACCCTGACCAGGGTCAACATCGCCCTGCACGCGCACGCGCTACTGCACCGCGACGTCGACTACATCGTCAGGGACGGCCGGGTGCAGCTCATCAACGCCTCCCGGGGCCGGGTGGCCCTGCTCCAACGCTGGCCCGACGGGCTCCAGGCCGCGGTGGAGGCCAAGGAGGGTCTCGCCGTCAGCGAGAGCGGCGACGTACTCGACGAGATCACCGTCCAGGCGCTGATCAGCCGCTATCCGACGCTGTGCGGGATGACCGGCACCGCGATGCCCGCCGCCGAGCAGCTCTACGAGTTCTATCGGGCGTCCATCGCGGTGATCCCACCGAACGAGCCGTGCATCCGGGTCGACCGGCCCGACCAGCTGTTCCAGACCAGACAGGCCAAGGAGTCCGCGATCGTCGCGGAGATCTCCGCCCGGCACGCCGAGGGCAGGCCGGTGCTCGTCGGCACCCAGGACGTCGCCGAGTCGGAGCGACTCGCCGCACTGCTCGCCGAGGCCGAGGTCCCCTGTGTGGTGCTCAACGCGAAGAACGACGCCGAGGAGGCCGCGATCATCGCCGACGCAGGCGCCCACGAGCGGGTCACCGTGTCGACCCAGATGGCAGGCCGAGGCACCGACATCAAGCTCGGCGGCCGCGATGGCGAGGGACGCGACCGGATCGTCGAACTGGGCGGGCTCTGCGTGGTGGGCACCGCCCGACACCCCAGCAGGCGGCTCGACCAGCAGTTGCGCGGCCGAGCGGGTAGGCAGGGCGATCCCGGCGACTCGGTGTTCTTCGCGAGCGCGGAGGACGACCTGATCGGGCAGCACGCCCCGGAGGCCGCCGAGCGGCTGGCCTCGGACGAGGACGGCAGGCTCACCGGCCGCGACGCCCAGCAGGTCTTCGACCACGCCCAGCGCGTCGCCGAGGGCGTCGGCCTGGAGATCCACCGCAACACCTGGCGCTACACGAGCCTGGTCTCCCACCAGCGCGGACTGGTGAGCGAGCGACGCGACGAGCTGCTCCGCACCGACCTGGCGAGCCAGCAGGCCGCCGAGCGGCATCCCGAGCGGCACGCCGACCTGGTCGAGGAGATCGGCGAAGACGCGGTCGAGCACGCGGCCCGACTGATCGCGCTCTACCACCTCGACGACCGCTGGGCCGACCATCTCGCCTACCTGGCCGACCTGCGGGAGAGCATCCACCTCCGGTCGCTGGCCAGGGAGAATCCACTCGACGAGTTCCACCGGGCCGCGATACCGGCGTTCCGGGAGATCCTCACCGAGGCGGCGGACAAGGCCGCCGAGACCTTCGAGACCGCGACGATCACCTCGGACGGGGTCGACCTCGACGCCGAGGGGCTGCGCAGGCCCAGCGCGACCTGGACCTACCTGATCAACGACAACCCCTTCGGCTCCGAGGCTGATCGGGCGATGCGAGGCGTGCGGGCCATGATCGGCGGCTCGACGACCAAGTCGCCGCGCCGGAAGAAGCAGGCCACGGACTGA